TCCGAGACAGTGAAAACATCAGGAGGAAGAGCTGAGAAATAAATCACTAAAAGGGAACTCGGCCTGTCAAAAACATTCCATtatctattaaaaatgttttaggtTTTGTAAAcgttttgcaaatgtaaaaagtagtacaagttcccctttaaattgttgtGCCAATACACTGTGAGACACAAACATCTTTAGGATTATCTGATCTTGCTTTGAGGTGTGTAACAGGCTACCTGCCCCCAGAAAAAGAGATATAGAGAATAAAGAATAGAAATAGCAGCTACTAATCTGTGGGGTTGGCATTAAATTTACTCACACTCACTCCTCCCACGTGACTCTCATAAACACTCAATGTCACACTCACACAGCTTTATTCTCTAACTCTTCCAACCACcatcagtgatactcagagataCCCCCAAACACATTTCTATTTCTACTCATAACACAGTGAGTGAGTACTTACTtgctcactcacactcacactgcaCTCTACTACTGATGTCATAGGGAAGCTCAGCTTCAGACCCTGGGAATCTCAATGGCAATTGCTGCACCAATTACTGCTTGAACCCACCACAGGGCTCAGGTGGATGAGAACTGGATTCTGCAGTCTAACTTGGCCTTTTCCCTTTAGAAGTCACCAACAAGTAGCAGCTACAACCCTTAGCAAATAACCTTACTGTTCTGTTATTGTAATCCCATTTTCTTTCCTGCACATAGAGAACTGAGTGAATGATGCAGTCAGTAAGGCCCCGCGTAACTCAAGGTAAATCAAACGAATTATTACTtcatagtaacagagggataatagtctctgggaagggagtgtgactgtgggatagcaggtatagtagggagagatgtctctatagtaacagtgggataatagtctctgggaagggaatgtgactgtgggatagcaggtatagtagggagagatggtacctatagtaacagtgggataatagtctctgggaagggagtgtgactgtgggatagcaggtatagtagggagagatgtgtctatagtaacagtggataatagtctctgggaagggagtgtgactgtgggatagcaggtatagtagggagagatgtgtctatagtaacagtggataatagtctctgggaagggagtgtgactgtgggatagcaggtatagtagggagagatgtgtctatagtaacagtggataatagtctctgggaagggagtgtgactgtgggatagcaggtatagtagggagagttggtgcctatagtaacagttggttaatagtctctgggaaagggagtgtgactgtggatagcaggttatagtagggagagttggtgcctatagtaacagtggttaatagtctctggaagggagtggatagcagtatagtaggagagtgtgcctatagtaacagtggttagatagtctctgggaaggagtgtgactgtgggatagcaggtatagtagggagagatggtgtctatagtaacagtggataatagtctctgggaagggagtgtgactgtgggatagcaggtatagttagggAGAGTTGTGGCCTATAGTAAGCAGGgtgtaatagtctctgggaagggagtgtgactgtgggatagcaggtatagtattgagagatggagcctatagtaacagtggataatagtctctgggaagggagtgtgactgtgggatagcaggtatagtagggagagatgtgtctatagtaacagtggataatagtctctgggaagggagtgtgactgtggggatagcaggtatagtagggagagatgtgtctatagtaacagtggataatagtctctgggaagggagttggtgactgtgggatagcaggtatagtagggagagatggtggtctatagtaacagtggataatagtctctgggaagggagtgtgactgtgggatagcaggtatagtagggagagatggtgtctatagtaacagtggataatagtctctgggaagggagtgtgactgtgggatagcaggtatagtagggagagatggtgtctatagtaacagtggataatagtctctgggaagggagtgtgactgtgggataacaggtatagtagggagagatggtgcctatagtaacagtggataatagtctctgggaagggagtgtgactgtgggatagcaggtatagtagggagacatggtgcctatagtaacagtggctgAGTAGAATGAAATTGTGGAGCTGATAAAGTAGCTGCtaagttgtaccagtgcagttaaCATTAGAAGCCAGAAATCTGAATCAGAAATTGCTAGTAATGAGAAAAGTAAGTTTgttttcaatacacacatgtagagctgaatggtcagatttACAATAGAAACAGTAGAAttgtacctgtatctgatgattgaGCAGTAACAGTGGCCCATGTTTGtaccttcaaaggtgcccgatcgacaagccaccgatttccaagtcttctgccgatattggttatTTCGTACACACATAATATTATACAAAATGAAGTGTCAGTCAATATTCATCTATAGCCACATTTACTCATAGTAACCAATGAAATCATTATTTCCTTTACTCATCACAagcaatttgtgattggtttCTACTGTCATCACCTCTTttaataaatcaacccaataggttTGGGTGGTTGTATTGGCTGCAGAATGTGTCGGTGCATCTGCTAATTATCTGTTCCTATTTCAGAGGAGACGGTGCTGTACCAAGGATATGCTACCAAATCCCCCCCAAAGATGTTCCTGAATAAGGTAAATAAAGTTTCTTATGTTTCCAATAAACAAGCTGGGAAGCACCAGGAGACATGGGCTGCtggggagccctgtacttaaaggagaactaaacccccctcctAAAGAGAgtctcaccccctccctttccacatAGTCCAGTATTTTAAAAGTGTCGCTATTAGATGGGGACTCTCTTTagatgggggtttagttctcctttaaagaggaagttCAATTTATGTTCTGCTTGGTTATACagcaatatattttaacattattttccaTGGAGACCTGGTTGTCAGGATAAATAAGCCCTAGCGACCTGAGTTGCAAACACAAATCTATtattactaatacaggtatgggatatattatctgtaaatccgttatccagaaagctccaatttatagaaaggctgtctcccatagactccattataatcaaataatccaaaattttttaaaataatttcctttttctgtgtaataataaaattgtacttgatcccaactaagatataattaatccttattggaggcaaaaccagcctattgggtttatttcatgtttatatgattttctagtagacttagggatccccaaccttttcaacccagtgagcaacattcagaagtaaaaggagttggggagcaacacaagcatgaaaaatgttcctgggtgccaaataagggctgtgattggccatttagtagcccctatgaggattatcaacctacattgagactctgtttggcagtacatctggtttttatacaactaaaacttgtctccaagtctggaattcaaaaataatcacctgctttgagaccactgggagcaacatccaaggggttggggagcaacatgttactcacgagctactggttggggatcactgagttaagGAATGGAAATCCTAATTATGGTTTAAGACTcaatatcttgaaaaccccaggtcatgagcattctggataatcccTGTATTACAATTGGACATTTTCTAAATTTGGAATAATTTGGGGCTCAGTTAATTCATCAGGATCATTggactctttctattcagtggaAGGAGAGATATTTCATCTTATGGACCAATTCAGAACAAGTGTGTAACCTGGTGTATTATGAAACAAATAAAGCCCGCAAGAAAAAGGGGGAGATACCCGTCAGCGAGTAAGTACCCAGACAAATATCACTCGTCTGTTGGACAGATGTTTGTTGGAGTTTCTCGCCAAGCTTGCGAGCTCTGTTCTCTCTTGTGATTGGTGCTTTTACCACCAGGATCATAGATGTCAAGAAAGGTAACGACGTGGCCAAAATATCTTCCATCATAAAGATGCACTTGTGCCCACCTGAGAATGTGCTGGAGATTACGACAAAAAGTCGGAAATACTACCTTATTACTAAGTAAGTAGCTGGTGGTCTTTGGGGGGTGAGTTGCTACTATGCTGGGTTTGTGGGGTCTGATGTGATGGGTTAGAGGCAGCCAACTGATCTGAGCTGGAGTTTGGTTTATCCAATAATTAACCTACTGCTGACCCCCTGGATGTTGGGGGTCTGTAAATAACACCTTTGTCTCCAGATGTGGGGCCCATTAGAGAGGCTCCacccataactcccaactgtcccgattttgacagctcaacctgcaatcccggatttcttactgaaatgccctgactttctctttgatctcctgcactgaaaaagatacaaagtttctaaaactcaattggcttttggcagagagcccagaatgcgtggcaggtgcacttagatacttttgtaacaatttaagacaagcaaagaaacaattgcgacaatttaagataagcaaagaaacaattgtaggCAGACATGCAGGTCtgttggggaaactgacttgcagcttaaagggcagttcgccttcattagcaaaactgtaaaaatacattaaaatcacagaaatgtgttcaaattttcataacctgacaaattttgtaaactaaacatggtaattagggggtgaagccacaaaaatgggcgtgaccAATAATGTTCGCTGTGCTCCATGCAGCAAATCTTTatgtccctctttctttttccaacaTGTTGGGAGGTTTGCCCACCCTCTCTAATGCCTTGTTTGTTTCTAATTAGCCACAGAGAGGAGACAGAAGCCTTATATACACAGCTTGTCCGCCAGAGGCCACAGCCCCAACAGCCCCAACAAGAGGCTTCTCTTTCAATTCCCATCCCAGAGACCAATGTAAGTCCTGCTCTTGGGGTGAAATTGGGAAAAGGAATTATTTTTCCGTGTTTCATCATTTATTTCCCTTACAGGAAGCCAGACATCCTCCTGCACTTCCTAATCCTCATAATCTCTGGGCTTCATCACAAACACAAAGAATTCAATGGCAGCAGGATTTCAAGCAGGTTCAGTATCCAAACATTGCCCTTtgcaagctgggggggggggcatttagcTCTAAGCAGTGACAGGGGTGTAGGTAGATGCCACTGTAGCTTTCTCTTTGTGCACCACAGCAGCTACAACCATGTGCCATACAGGTTATAATTGGGCATTTATTGGCACAAGTGAATTGTGTATTTTGCATTAATTGCCTCACTGCAGCACCCCAGTAAACTGTCCCTTATATCTGTACTGAGCCTGTTTAGCTGTGGGTTATTGTGAAGCTGAAGAACTGCGCTTCCACCATGAATACTGAGCTTCCTACGTTCAGCTCTGCTGCATTCAGAGGGGGCAGGGTGGGTGCTATAAGAGGGTGTCCCCTTGTCCATCATTCTGAGGTGGTACAAGCAGCAGAGCCAGGGTTGTGTGTGCCGCCCCCATGATTGGGCTTTGCATTACTTACACTATTaccaacaatgggcaaatttgcagtaaCCCAGGGTAACAAATCAAAATCATTAGCTGGAAATATTAGTGGGTCCACTGGTGTCTAACACCCACCCCACGGCCCTGTAAAGGCATCCACTATCAGGTTCTGTTCTCATTGCTTTCTTCTTGTGTTTGTGTTTCAGGACAGACCGATCACCTACCCCAACACTAAGACCAAGAAGAGTGTAAGTCGCAGTCTCTTTGCTCGACCTTTTGGCCTTCGCGCTAAAGGCAAATCCCTTAACACATATCCCTGTGCCCCATGTTCTGCCTCCAGTTCTGAGACTCAAGGAGAGTCCAGTTTCTGCAATATTTAACCCAGAATGCAGCGGCTGCAGAGGGCAGGTCTCTGTACCaggaattctttatttatttaccgACACCAGGAAACCACTTTCCCCAGAGACAAAGGAAGGTTTTCTGGCTCAACCAATGTTACAATCCCCCATACAGATCCAGGCAAACATGTAACCAAGCTGCACTCATACAAAACATAGCTTCGCttcatttgcatttaaaggggaactccacctgAAAACTATgttttgattaaagggatactgtcatgggaaaaaatgaatcagttaatagtgctgctccagcagaattctgcactgaaatccatttctcaaaagagcaaactgatttttttatattcaattttgaaatctgacatggggctagacatattgttagtttcccagctgccccaagtcatgtgacttgtgctctgataaacttcaatcactctttactgctgtactgcaagttggagtgatatcaccccctcccttttcccccccagcagccaaacaacagaacaatgggaaggtaaccagatagcagctccctaacacaagataacagctgcctggtagatctaagaacagcactcattagtaaaatccaggtcccactgagacacattcagttacattgagaaggaaaaacaacagcctgccagaaagcatttctctcctaaagtgcaggcacaagtcacatgaccaggggcagctgggaaattgacaatatgtctagccccatgtcagatttcaaaattgaatataaaaaaatctgtttgctcttttgagaaatggatttcagtgcagaattctgctggagtagcactattaactgatgcgttttgaaaaaaacatgttttccgatgacagtatccctttaaggatagaaaatctaattttaaaggagaactaaacctaaaaatgaatatagctaaaaatggcatattttttatactgaacttattgtgtgaggctaaagtttgagcttgtcaatagcagcaatgatccaggacttcaaacttgtcacagggggtcaccatcttggaaagtgtctgtgacactcacatgctcagtgggctctgattggctgttgagaagctaagcttagggctcgtcactaattatccagcacaaaatgagcttccctggctgtaatataagctgatgctacaggtttgctgattattcaattctgatgctaattgcactggtttctgtgctgccatgtagtaattatgtgtattaattactaatcagccttatattgtgacatttctattctatgtgtactgtatattgtgagtggctccctaagctcagtaagtgacagcagcacagagcatgtgaatcaatgaatcagcagaaaagaagatggggagctactggggcatctttggagacacagatctttactgctaaagggctgtggttgccttgggctggtacagaagcacaaaacatcatgtacaacatttctacctacttctttagttaggctttagttctcctttaagcaactcgGCAATGTCCATCCATTCCCCTTATTCTCACAGGGTTTATGGTTATgtgtaaatgaattgctaatgaAGTATccatctggctgtttatattgcactgctggttctggttcCTATAAAATTGTAGCAGAAGCCGGCCGACCTGGACAGCTGACTTCTGCGACATCGTTTGAAGAGGAATAAGAATATATATTGTCAAGGCAAAGCAAATGCAGGACTTGTTTGTTCTTGTGAGTGCCGTTCTCTTGCCGTCGGCCAAATATACCAACAAAGGTGCAACCAGAGCAACGGGACTGAGTATGAAATGCTGATACCGACCAAacaggctttcattttttttcatatttcatactGAAAACAAAACTGAAAAGACATTAAATGGTCAGTGTCTGCTCTTGGCTCAAATCCTTGTCTTCTGTATTTCCAGACTggtcataggaacaagaaatatCACAGCACTCCCGAGCATTTCCAACACCCCACTCTTGATACTTTATTTTCAATGTTATCCATGTTTCAGgtacctttttattttactttctgcaGTAGGAAATGTATCAAGGGTTCTTATTGAGTAGTTAAAGGGCAACTAGTACTTATTATGAAATATTTGTCATAGAACTTATCTTGCTGGCTAAAACAAAATATCTGCCAATTGTGGGCGTTGTGCTGTATGGATTCCCATCCTGGATCCCCAGAAGTAAATACCCAGCCAGTGTAATATCCCTTTAATTGTTCACTAGGCAGATGTTGAGCTTTAATGTGTCTGTATGATGCCGGGTACCATCCATAATAGAGGATTTATATAATCTGACCTTTTCTGTAGAATCCAGCAAATACAGTCAGTGCTGCGCAGTCAAACTCTGAAAGTGAAGTAAGTAAACGTGTATTCTGTTTGTTGGTATCTGCCTGTATATTGGGGGGCTGGGGGGTCAGGGGTAACATTGCACTGCAGCTTTAAAAAGCCTTACTCTTGAATACACTACCTGTGACTTTGAGGCAGCAGAGATGCGACACTTGTATGATCACAACCTCATCAATTTTTGCCCCATTTCCCCACCAGTGTGGTGGAGCTGATTCTAATGGCTGATCTTTTGTCCCCAAGTCAGAGATCATATTGTTCATATTAATCTTTGGGCCTAATCCAGCCTAATGTCGAAAGAGCATTTAAGAACCCATGTCAATACTGACCCTAGAGGAGCCAAATCAGCAGCAATTATTGGCCTAAGTATTGACATGGCTGCTAATTTGGCCCCTCTCCTGGCCAGACCCTCAGCCTGTATCCTTCCCAATCTTTCTACAAGGTGAAACTGTCAGGGTCGCAGTGGGCTAgcagaacactgggaaaaaacctgcagCTCCGCCGGTCCAGATCCGCTCGCACCTGTACCATATCCGATCTCGGTGCTCCTACGGAGGTGGATAGAGGAGGGTTGTGGGCAGCTGACATTGGGGGCCCTAAAGTCAGCAGAGGGGGAGGTTGGGGGCTAGGAGTGTGTGTAGGCCCCagatgtggcagccccagtgggcccagaccccccagtccgacactgcaaactggaggcTGGGTCAGATACAACTTACCCAAGACATTTCAAGGCTGAACCAAGacatttctgtgttattttggGCACAGCGTCCGCTCCCCTCCCACAAACTCTCCCCCACGTCATCCAGCCCCATCCAGATGGTCCCACCTTGCAGTGTCCATAGTAGCACTTGTACCATGCCTGAActtccaggggggggggggtaattttaGGGACAAACCCCCTGAAAAGTTTAAATCTCAGTAATTTTGTTTATTCCTAAGTACAATGTAGAACTAGAACTGTCTGTTCTGTGTATAATAACCCCGATTCCATATCCCTACAGGGTGAATGGGACCCCCGGGAGAACAGTGAGCAGGACAGCGGTGAGCAACTTCCCCTTAAAAATGAGAAACCCAAGAGAACGTAAGTACTTACCTGCGTGATGACTCCTGAATGTAGTGCTAAAGTGCACCTGTGCAGCAATTCATTTTCactaaagatctgattggttgctgtgggtaattCTACTggtaaaattgcactcacattagCAAATTAGCCCCATTTATTAGTTGATTGGTTTAAAACGAGATGCTTTTCTACACCGATGGGTCTGATTTTCAAAACATTGTTGCGGAAGCCACGGCTCCAATTTCCACAGTGCCACGTGGGAGTGCCGTGTTGccataacataaatataaaatcagtGACAGTGTGTAATCAATATATTTAGTGTCAGTAACTGCTACTGCCGCCGTGGTTATAGCAACCCCAcatttaatatttctatttatggTCCGAGTCTCCAACGAAACACCTTCCGGAAGATAACAGTGAAGATGTCCACAGAAGAACTCAAGAAGTACTTTGATGTTGGAAAATGCCTACAGTAAGGGAACACCCATCTGTGTAATGTATAACCCACTACACTTCTTATAGAGAACAATATACGAGTcccagaaaggaagtagagacatgTGAGCGGTGCTGGGCCAACTTACACGCTCTTGGCAACCAGTGCACGTCCCTGGCCCCCTCctgtgagtgagtgtgagctcTCTGGTGAGAGAAAGTAGGAAGACCCAGAGGGCCGTGGTGCATTTGAGATCatgcagggcctgaactagggaaGTGCA
This sequence is a window from Xenopus laevis strain J_2021 chromosome 7S, Xenopus_laevis_v10.1, whole genome shotgun sequence. Protein-coding genes within it:
- the LOC121396188 gene encoding uncharacterized protein LOC121396188; the encoded protein is MMQSVRPRVTQEETVLYQGYATKSPPKMFLNKWKERYFILWTNSEQVCNLVYYETNKARKKKGEIPVSEIIDVKKGNDVAKISSIIKMHLCPPENVLEITTKSRKYYLITNHREETEALYTQLVRQRPQPQQPQQEASLSIPIPETNEARHPPALPNPHNLWASSQTQRIQWQQDFKQDRPITYPNTKTKKSTGHRNKKYHSTPEHFQHPTLDTLFSMLSMFQNPANTVSAAQSNSESEGEWDPRENSEQDSGEQLPLKNEKPKRTLQRNTFRKITVKMSTEELKKYFDVGKCLHVREWKPPEDTSFHLKKGDLIFCINGFRLESRKMLFYLLNCCTEKEVMLTLIRVEPHFHTMGCSCTSPGANDEALN